A window of Marinobacter sp. es.042 genomic DNA:
CGATGATGCCACCAAACGCCGAGGTGGGGTCGGTGGCGAACGCCAGGTCGTAGGCCTGCCGGATATCGGCGCCGATCGCCACACCACAGGGATTGGCATGTTTGACGATCACGCAGGCCGGATCTGCGAAAGGCTTCACGCATTCCAGGGCGGCATCGGTATCGGCCACGTTGTTGTAGCTAAGCTCCTTGCCCTGAAGCTGTTTGGCTGTGGCCACGCAGGCTTCCTTCGGGTTGCGCTCGGCGTAGAAAGCGGCGCGCTGATGCGGGTTTTCGCCATAACGCATGTCCTGGACCTTCACGTACTGCGCGTTGAAGGTGCGAGGGAAATCAGCGTTGTCGTTATCCGGCGTGCGGCCGCCCAGGTAGTTGGCGATGGCGCCATCGTAGCCAGCGGTGTGCTCAAACGCTTTTACGGCCAGATCGAATCGGGTGCTGTAGCTCAGTTGGCCATCGTTGGCTTCCAGTTCTTTCAGGACCCGGCTGTAATCACTGGCGTTGACCACGATGGCGACGTCGTTGTGGTTCTTGGCGGCGGCGCGAACCATGGTCGGACCACCGATATCAATGTTCTCGATGGCGGTCGCCAGATCACAGTCCGGCTCTGCCACGGTCTCCTCGAAGGGGTAGAGATTGACCACAACCATATCGATAGGGCTAATGCCATGCTCGGACATCACCGCATCGTCAGTGCCCCGGCGCCCGAGAATCCCGCCATGGATCTTCGGGTGCAGGGTTTTTACCCGGCCATCCATCATCTCGGGAAAGCCGGTGTAGTCGGAGACTTCGGTTACCGGGATGCTGTTTTCTTTCAGGAGACGGTAGGTGCCGCCGGTGGAGAGCAGCTCGACGCCGCGTTCGGTCATGGCACGGCCGAATGCGACGATGCCGGTTTTATCACTCACGCTGATCAGGGCGCGACGGACGGAGGTGTTAGCCTGGTTTGCCATGGGTCACTTTCTTCGCTGGAGATGAACGAATAAGGGCCTCGCGAATGGTGTCCGGGAGGCCCTCTTCAAATCAGGGTGTCTGGATTATAGCAGACCGTACTGCTTCAGCTTCTTGCGCAGGGTCCCGCGGTTCAGGCCCAGCATGGTGGAGGCCTT
This region includes:
- the purH gene encoding bifunctional phosphoribosylaminoimidazolecarboxamide formyltransferase/IMP cyclohydrolase — its product is MANQANTSVRRALISVSDKTGIVAFGRAMTERGVELLSTGGTYRLLKENSIPVTEVSDYTGFPEMMDGRVKTLHPKIHGGILGRRGTDDAVMSEHGISPIDMVVVNLYPFEETVAEPDCDLATAIENIDIGGPTMVRAAAKNHNDVAIVVNASDYSRVLKELEANDGQLSYSTRFDLAVKAFEHTAGYDGAIANYLGGRTPDNDNADFPRTFNAQYVKVQDMRYGENPHQRAAFYAERNPKEACVATAKQLQGKELSYNNVADTDAALECVKPFADPACVIVKHANPCGVAIGADIRQAYDLAFATDPTSAFGGIIAFNRELDAETAQAIIDRQFVEVIIAPTVAPEAVELVAAKKNVRLLACGEFDGDRARSMDYKRVTGGLLVQDRDLGMVAMEDVKVVTERQPSEQELNDLLFAWEVAKYVKSNAIVYAKAGRTIGVGAGQMSRVYSAKIAGIKAADEGLEVKGSVMASDAFFPFRDGIDAAAAAGITAVIQPGGSMRDQEVIDAANEHGIAMVFTGMRHFRH